The Dehalococcoidia bacterium genome includes a region encoding these proteins:
- a CDS encoding histone deacetylase, whose protein sequence is MQRVGVIDDPIFDSHRTGSHPENAGRLAAIRMAIANSEARRAIVPLAFRPATEEELALAHAERHIARIRQIADRGGAWIDGDTIVTEASYDVAVHAAGAAARAVEAVLSGELPTAFALVRPPGHHATPDRAMGFCLFNNAAIAALVARERFGIERTLLIDFDVHHGNGTQDIFYRDPSVFYFSVHQWPLFPGTGRVDEVGEGAGYRTTANVPLPPNCGDDVYRAVFDDVLVPLARRYHPQLVIVSAGYDAYWADPLASERLTIEGFAHLVRVCRAIAEEHCGGRLAVTLEGGYNPKGLGAGVVATIAELAGCREVNEPIPPPDLRGAPDVRGLIDRVRALHGV, encoded by the coding sequence ATGCAGCGCGTCGGCGTTATCGACGACCCCATTTTCGATAGCCACCGCACGGGCTCGCATCCGGAAAATGCCGGCCGGCTTGCCGCCATTCGGATGGCGATCGCGAACAGCGAAGCGCGCCGGGCGATTGTCCCGCTCGCCTTCCGCCCTGCCACAGAGGAGGAGCTGGCGCTCGCCCACGCCGAGCGGCATATCGCTCGGATCCGCCAGATTGCCGATCGCGGCGGCGCATGGATAGATGGGGATACGATCGTGACGGAGGCGTCGTACGACGTTGCGGTCCACGCCGCGGGCGCGGCGGCCCGCGCGGTTGAAGCGGTGCTCTCCGGCGAGCTGCCGACGGCATTCGCGCTCGTTCGCCCGCCTGGGCACCACGCCACGCCCGACCGCGCGATGGGCTTCTGCCTCTTCAACAACGCCGCCATCGCCGCTCTGGTCGCCCGCGAACGGTTCGGCATCGAGCGCACTCTCCTGATCGACTTCGACGTTCACCACGGCAACGGCACGCAAGACATCTTCTATCGCGACCCGTCGGTCTTCTACTTCTCGGTGCACCAATGGCCGCTCTTCCCCGGCACTGGGCGCGTCGACGAGGTCGGCGAAGGCGCAGGCTATCGGACGACGGCGAATGTGCCGCTTCCGCCGAACTGCGGCGACGATGTCTACCGCGCCGTCTTCGACGACGTTCTTGTCCCTCTCGCGCGGCGCTATCATCCCCAGCTGGTGATTGTCTCGGCAGGGTACGACGCCTACTGGGCCGATCCGCTCGCGAGCGAGCGCTTGACGATCGAGGGGTTTGCGCACCTTGTCCGGGTCTGTCGTGCCATCGCCGAGGAGCACTGCGGCGGCCGGCTTGCCGTCACCCTCGAAGGCGGCTACAACCCGAAAGGCCTAGGCGCTGGGGTGGTGGCGACGATCGCCGAGCTTGCCGGCTGCCGCGAAGTCAACGAGCCGATCCCGCCGCCTGACCTGCGCGGCGCTCCTGACGTCCGCGGCCTCATCGACCGCGTCCGTGCCCTCCACGGCGTGTAG